TTACTATTGATGTATTCTTCGCAACCTCAGAATATTTATAGGCTTCGTCTTTTCCGTTAAACAATGATTTAAAGAAGTTGCTGACAGTCTCACCGAAACCAGCATTTTCATTTTCACTCCAATCCGAACTACTATTTTGCTCAGATCCATACGAAATATCTATATTATGACGGTCAAAACCATTTTCAACCAATTCCTCCACGGCATTTTGCGCCTCTGAGGCAGTATCAAAAATGCCAACTACAGTATGTGCCATGTTCTTTAATTTAAGTTTTATGTATTCTCAGCATGTAAAAGTATTTTCTTTTACATCTTTGTTGTACAAATAGTATAGAATTACATACCAACTACATAAAACACAGATTATCAAACACTTAATAAACAAACACAAAATAATATGTCCGAAAGCTTCTACATAGTCAAGGAGATAATTCTACAGCTCCCGTACTAGTTTATATGTCTTAGTTATATTTTATGTATTATTGGTTCAAAACAATTTATCTCTATTTTTCCGATGTTTCGCATCTCTATCACTACTCTTCTATTCATCGCCTTATATATTCATAGTTATGGACAGATTACTGCCTATCAGGTATTTTATGGAGTGACCAATTCGGAACCACAACAAATCATTTTGCGTAAATGGCAACAAAACAATCAGCAAATGTATCTTCTTCTTAATCCCTATACTCTTGAAACATCTGCCCGACAGTTACCCACCAATACGATTCAGAAAGATTCATGGAATGAGATCGAAAATTTATTTCAGCACACCCCGTATATAAAAGCCCTTCATCAGGAAAAAGGAAGAGATTCTAATCTCCAGGATGCAGGTATACAACGCACAGATACCACAGAACGTGGATTTAGCCTAACGATAGATCTTTGTCCATCTTCCAAGCCTCTTGCCCGTTCATTTTTTGAACAACTCATTACTGCATTTGAACCCGAAGAAAAGCCTATTCCTATCACTATTACAATCACAGGTGTATGGATACAAAAACATATGCAGGACTTAGCTTATCTGAAAGATCTTGTGAACAAAGGCGAACTGGATATTACATGGGTTAACCACTCCTATCATCACTATTATAGTCCTTCCAAACCTCTTCCGGTTAATTTCCTGCTTGCGCCAAATACCAAGATCTCAGATGAAGTGCTCCTAAATGAGCAGTATATGCTTGAAAATGGTTTAACCCCTTCCATATTTTTCCGGTTCCCCGGCCTAATCTCTGATAAAGCCATCTTTGATCAGGTACTTGCCTTTGGCTTACTTCCTATTGGAAGTGATGCATGGCTGGCAAAAAAACAGCAACCCAAACAAGGTAGCCTCGTACTTGTCCATGCCAATGGCAACGAACCTGTGGGGCTGAAAGACTTTATACAGATGATTAAACAAAAGTCGAATCTGATCAGAAAGAAAGCATGGCTTATTTATGAACTGCCTATCAGCATAGTAAACTTCGAAGGACGATAATAATCAATCAATTTTCAAGTTAATATTACCAACAATGAAACTTACGTTTTGTCTTCTGGGAATAGCCTTATCAGGGCTCATAGGCTGTACAAATTCTCAAACAACCAACACTAATTCAATCAGCAAAGTTGAAATGCATCTTAGTGCTTTTGGAGTAGAATCAGACGACTTTCCTTCAATTGATGTAATCATTGATTTTCAAAACGATACAAATTCCTGCAAGAAATGGTACTATAATCCAGCATATAAAGACTCTATCTATTCGCTTTCCAGAACTGATATAACAAAAGTACTGGATTTACTACAGAGTACTGATTTGACGAAATTGAAAGAGGAATACACTGTAGACAAAACTGATCAACCCAGTTCTAAAACTATAATTTATACGAATCAAAGTACCTTTACCATAAATGATTATGGGTTGGAAGCAGACCATCCCCTGCAGGCGATTTATAAGATTGTGTATCAATATTAGATAAGTAATCCACCAGAAGCTTCAATTCTCTGAGCATTAATCCATTTGGATTCTGGTGTACAGAGAAAGGCGACAATTCCACCAATATCTTCTGCCTGTCCGATACGAGGAATGGCTGTTACACTTTTTATGTGTTCCTGCATTTGCACAGAATTCTTTAGCCGTCCTCCACTAAAGTCTGTCGCAATTGCTCCGGGAGCAACTACATTTACATTGATATAACGAGGTCCTAATTCCTTTGCCAGATATTTGGTAAGCACCTCAATTGCTCCTTTCATACTGGCATAGGTACCTGAACCGGGAAAAGAAACGCGCGTTAAACCCGTAGAAATATTGACTATACCTCCTTCATCATTCAAAAAAGGAAGTATCTTTTGCGTGAAAAAGAATACACCTTTAAAATGCATATTCATCAGCTCATCAAAATTTTCCTCTGTTGTATCAGCAAATGAAGGAATGATCAGATTAGCCCCTCCATT
The DNA window shown above is from Xanthocytophaga agilis and carries:
- a CDS encoding polysaccharide deacetylase encodes the protein MFRISITTLLFIALYIHSYGQITAYQVFYGVTNSEPQQIILRKWQQNNQQMYLLLNPYTLETSARQLPTNTIQKDSWNEIENLFQHTPYIKALHQEKGRDSNLQDAGIQRTDTTERGFSLTIDLCPSSKPLARSFFEQLITAFEPEEKPIPITITITGVWIQKHMQDLAYLKDLVNKGELDITWVNHSYHHYYSPSKPLPVNFLLAPNTKISDEVLLNEQYMLENGLTPSIFFRFPGLISDKAIFDQVLAFGLLPIGSDAWLAKKQQPKQGSLVLVHANGNEPVGLKDFIQMIKQKSNLIRKKAWLIYELPISIVNFEGR
- a CDS encoding SDR family oxidoreductase, which codes for MTQKTKIALVTGGSRGLGKDMAIKIARKGIDVILTYNNRKEDALAVVAEIEKLGQKASTLQLNVGDIKSFPAFITSLKEILESVFHTQKLDFLINNGGANLIIPSFADTTEENFDELMNMHFKGVFFFTQKILPFLNDEGGIVNISTGLTRVSFPGSGTYASMKGAIEVLTKYLAKELGPRYINVNVVAPGAIATDFSGGRLKNSVQMQEHIKSVTAIPRIGQAEDIGGIVAFLCTPESKWINAQRIEASGGLLI